A single genomic interval of Ramlibacter pinisoli harbors:
- a CDS encoding MBL fold metallo-hydrolase → MNSLEAQLTYPLGDALPSPGQTLEVAPGVRWIRMALPFALDHINLWLLRDRLDGREGWTVVDCCITRDESKAQWEQVFASSLDGLPVLRVLVTHMHPDHIGLAHWLCERWSTPEHPCRLWISATDYNAARVGSQSTTGFGGESAARFFAAHGLTGPADLEQIRGRANYYRSMVPAVPGSFRRLADGDVVRIGGRDWTCISGYGHAPEHIALSCGELRVLISGDMVLPRISTNVSVHDVEPESDPLRAFLASLDKFRHLPPDTLVLPSHGKPFTGLHQRIDQLHAHHRERLAEVLEACTARPSTAAEMLPVLFKRPLDLHQTTFAMGESVAHLHALWFAGQLRRQRGSDGTYRFAAA, encoded by the coding sequence CGGATGGCGCTGCCGTTCGCGCTCGACCACATCAACCTCTGGCTGCTGCGCGACCGGCTCGACGGCCGCGAGGGCTGGACCGTGGTGGACTGCTGCATCACGCGCGACGAGTCCAAGGCGCAGTGGGAGCAGGTGTTCGCCTCCTCTCTGGACGGTCTGCCCGTCCTGCGCGTGCTCGTCACCCACATGCACCCGGACCACATCGGCCTGGCGCACTGGCTGTGCGAGCGCTGGTCGACGCCCGAGCATCCCTGCCGGCTGTGGATCAGCGCGACCGACTACAACGCGGCGCGGGTCGGCTCGCAGAGCACGACCGGGTTCGGCGGCGAGTCGGCGGCGCGCTTCTTCGCCGCCCACGGGCTGACCGGGCCGGCCGACCTGGAGCAGATCCGCGGCCGCGCCAACTACTACCGCAGCATGGTGCCGGCGGTGCCGGGGAGCTTCCGGCGCCTGGCCGACGGCGACGTGGTGCGCATCGGCGGGCGCGACTGGACCTGCATCAGCGGCTACGGCCACGCACCCGAGCACATCGCGCTGTCCTGCGGCGAGCTGCGGGTCCTGATCAGCGGCGACATGGTGCTGCCGCGCATCTCGACCAACGTCAGCGTGCACGACGTCGAGCCCGAGTCCGATCCGCTGCGGGCCTTCCTCGCATCGCTCGACAAGTTCCGCCACCTGCCGCCGGACACGCTGGTGCTGCCCTCCCACGGCAAGCCGTTCACCGGCCTGCACCAGCGCATCGACCAGCTGCACGCCCACCACCGCGAGCGGCTGGCCGAGGTGCTGGAGGCCTGCACGGCCAGGCCCTCGACGGCGGCCGAGATGCTGCCGGTGCTGTTCAAGCGTCCGCTGGACCTGCACCAGACCACCTTCGCCATGGGCGAGTCGGTGGCGCATCTGCATGCGCTGTGGTTCGCGGGCCAGCTGCGGCGCCAGCGCGGCAGCGACGGGACCTACCGCTTCGCGGCGGCCTGA
- the glyS gene encoding glycine--tRNA ligase subunit beta, with protein MAHPNLLVELFVEELPPKALRKLGEAFGSVLLEQLRAQGLATADSALTTFASPRRLAAHVTNVASQAPDQEVIEKLVPMSVGVKDGKPTEALRKRLGKIGRERLADLWPNSVDGPDSLFTQSDGKVESIYLRGLAIGTSLQVGLLNSIERAVTQLPIPKVMTYQLADGWTDVKFVRPAHGLVALHGAEVVPLELLGLAAGRVTHGHRFEAAAEMVTIPDADSYAQVLAEQGAVIAGFEARRAEIVRQLQAAAQQVGAGARPIEDDALLDEVTALVERPNVLVCQFEPAFLDVPQECLILTMKANQKYFPLLDAQGRLTNRFLVVSNIRPQDPGAVVGGNERVVRPRLADAKFFFDQDRKKTLASRVEGLARVVYHNKLGTQGERTERVRRLAQSIARTLATNGVADAAADRADTAAQLAKADLLTDMVGEFPELQGTMGRYYALHDGLPQDIADAVEDHYKPRFAGDQLPRGTTGLVVALADKLETLAGLFAIGQLPTGDKDPFALRRHALGIVRMLIEKDLPLDLGQLLAEALALFPQAAAATREQLAEFIFDRLAGALREQGYSAQEVDAVLALRPQRLGDVAKRLQAVRAFAALPEAPALAAANKRIGNILKKADGSVDAQVSEGLLHEAAEKALYAATRQLAPAAQAQFDAGDYTASLQTLAALRAPVDAFFDDVMVNAEQADLRRNRLGLLATLHGAMNRVADLSRLAT; from the coding sequence ATGGCCCACCCCAACCTGCTGGTCGAACTGTTCGTCGAGGAACTGCCGCCCAAGGCGCTGAGGAAGCTGGGCGAGGCGTTCGGCAGCGTGCTGCTGGAGCAGCTGCGGGCACAGGGGCTCGCCACCGCCGACTCGGCCCTCACGACCTTCGCCTCGCCGCGCCGGCTGGCCGCTCATGTCACCAACGTGGCTTCCCAAGCGCCAGATCAGGAAGTCATTGAAAAACTGGTGCCCATGTCTGTCGGCGTGAAAGATGGGAAGCCGACGGAGGCTCTCCGGAAGCGGCTTGGGAAGATCGGACGCGAACGGCTTGCCGACCTGTGGCCGAACTCCGTCGATGGACCGGACAGCTTGTTCACACAATCGGATGGAAAGGTCGAATCCATCTACTTGCGCGGACTTGCGATTGGCACAAGTCTGCAAGTTGGCTTGCTGAACTCCATTGAACGGGCCGTGACCCAGCTGCCGATTCCCAAGGTCATGACCTACCAGCTGGCCGACGGCTGGACCGACGTCAAGTTCGTCCGCCCGGCGCACGGACTGGTCGCCCTGCACGGCGCCGAGGTCGTGCCGCTCGAGCTGCTCGGGCTGGCCGCCGGCCGCGTGACGCACGGCCACCGCTTCGAGGCCGCCGCCGAGATGGTCACCATCCCGGATGCGGACAGCTATGCGCAAGTGCTGGCGGAGCAGGGCGCGGTGATCGCCGGCTTCGAGGCGCGCCGGGCCGAGATCGTGCGGCAGCTGCAGGCCGCCGCGCAGCAGGTCGGCGCCGGTGCCCGGCCGATCGAGGACGATGCCCTGCTCGACGAGGTGACGGCGCTGGTCGAACGGCCCAACGTGCTGGTCTGCCAGTTCGAGCCGGCCTTCCTCGACGTGCCGCAGGAGTGCCTCATCCTCACGATGAAGGCCAACCAGAAGTACTTCCCGCTGCTCGATGCCCAGGGCCGGCTGACCAACCGCTTCCTGGTGGTGAGCAACATCCGCCCGCAGGACCCCGGCGCCGTGGTCGGCGGCAACGAGCGCGTCGTGCGCCCGCGCCTGGCCGATGCCAAGTTCTTCTTCGACCAGGACCGCAAGAAGACGCTGGCGTCGCGGGTCGAGGGGCTGGCCAGGGTCGTCTACCACAACAAGCTGGGCACGCAGGGCGAGCGCACCGAGCGCGTGCGCCGGCTGGCGCAGTCGATCGCCCGCACGCTGGCCACGAACGGCGTCGCCGACGCCGCGGCCGACCGGGCCGACACCGCCGCACAGCTGGCCAAGGCCGACCTGCTGACCGACATGGTGGGCGAGTTCCCCGAGCTGCAGGGCACCATGGGCCGCTACTACGCGCTGCACGACGGCCTGCCGCAGGACATCGCCGACGCCGTCGAGGACCACTACAAGCCGCGCTTCGCCGGCGACCAGCTGCCGCGCGGCACCACCGGCCTGGTGGTCGCGCTGGCCGACAAGCTCGAGACGCTGGCCGGCCTGTTCGCCATCGGCCAGCTGCCCACCGGCGACAAGGACCCGTTCGCGCTGCGCCGCCATGCGCTGGGCATCGTGCGCATGCTGATCGAGAAGGACCTGCCGCTGGACCTCGGGCAGCTGCTGGCCGAGGCGCTCGCACTGTTCCCGCAGGCCGCTGCCGCGACGCGCGAGCAGCTGGCCGAGTTCATCTTCGACCGCCTGGCCGGCGCGCTGCGCGAGCAGGGCTACAGCGCCCAGGAAGTCGACGCCGTGCTGGCCCTGCGGCCGCAGCGGCTGGGCGACGTCGCCAAGCGCCTGCAGGCGGTGCGTGCCTTCGCCGCGCTGCCCGAGGCGCCGGCGCTGGCGGCCGCCAACAAGCGCATCGGCAACATCCTGAAGAAGGCCGACGGCAGCGTCGACGCGCAGGTCAGCGAAGGCCTGCTGCACGAGGCCGCCGAGAAGGCGCTCTATGCCGCCACCCGCCAGCTGGCGCCCGCGGCGCAGGCCCAGTTCGACGCCGGCGACTACACCGCCTCGCTGCAGACCCTGGCCGCGCTGCGTGCACCGGTCGACGCCTTCTTCGACGACGTGATGGTCAACGCCGAGCAGGCGGACCTGCGCCGCAACCGCCTGGGGCTGCTGGCCACGCTGCACGGCGCGATGAACCGGGTGGCCGACCTGTCCCGCCTCGCCACATGA
- a CDS encoding M48 family metallopeptidase has protein sequence MRNPLQLTLDLFESLVPAPRPAPAPAPVVAAPVAPSVAAAPAEPLDAVLAPATFHHPNANRRAQLGHTFVAYEFKRARRKTIGFVVGVEGLTVSAPRWVPLAEVDAAVQAKSAWILAKLDGARQRHDRIEAARIQWKDGAVFPFLGEPVIVVLDSRGAGGATLNTDAQALPGVPRLTLHVALPQHANAEQIRDAVQAWLMRQAKRLFTERLDHYAPRLGVQWRKLVLSNAGTRWGTAHSDGTIRLNWRLVHFRLPVIDYVVAHELSHLRVMDHSPRFWDTVATVVPDYARLRGQLRDEPLPAW, from the coding sequence ATGCGCAACCCGCTCCAGCTCACGCTGGACCTGTTCGAGTCGCTGGTCCCCGCGCCGCGGCCGGCCCCGGCTCCGGCCCCGGTGGTCGCGGCCCCGGTCGCACCGTCCGTCGCCGCCGCGCCGGCCGAACCGCTCGACGCGGTGCTCGCGCCGGCCACCTTCCACCATCCCAACGCCAACCGCCGCGCCCAGCTGGGCCACACCTTCGTGGCCTACGAATTCAAGCGCGCCCGGCGCAAGACCATCGGCTTCGTGGTCGGCGTCGAGGGGCTCACCGTCAGCGCGCCGCGCTGGGTGCCGCTGGCCGAGGTCGACGCCGCGGTGCAGGCCAAGTCGGCCTGGATCCTGGCCAAGCTCGATGGCGCGCGCCAGCGCCACGACCGCATCGAGGCGGCCCGCATCCAGTGGAAGGACGGCGCCGTGTTCCCCTTCCTGGGCGAACCGGTCATCGTGGTGCTCGACTCGCGCGGCGCCGGCGGCGCGACGCTGAACACCGACGCCCAGGCCCTGCCCGGCGTTCCGCGCCTGACGCTGCACGTGGCCCTGCCGCAGCACGCGAACGCCGAGCAGATCCGCGACGCCGTGCAGGCCTGGCTGATGCGGCAGGCCAAGCGCCTGTTCACCGAGCGCCTGGACCACTACGCGCCCCGGCTCGGCGTGCAGTGGCGCAAGCTGGTCCTGAGCAATGCCGGCACGCGCTGGGGCACGGCGCATTCGGACGGCACCATCCGCCTGAACTGGCGGCTGGTCCACTTCCGCCTGCCGGTCATCGACTACGTGGTCGCGCACGAACTGTCGCACCTGCGCGTGATGGACCACAGCCCCCGCTTCTGGGACACGGTGGCGACGGTGGTGCCCGACTACGCCCGGCTGCGCGGCCAGCTGCGCGACGAGCCGCTGCCGGCCTGGTGA
- a CDS encoding lysophospholipid acyltransferase family protein — protein MALLRSILHALWMLVTVVPWGIWMVTASLWANGEQMYWKAARWLGWQIGAARVLCGIQVRVTGMENLPQGKTSPAILLVKHQSTFETFLMPTLMPHPLAYVFKRELIYIPFFGWAMGRMDMIHIDRSLRAQAFNRVVEQGKRLLAQGIWVIMFPEGTRIPRGQAGNYKTGGTRLAVETGAPVIPIAVSSAKVWPRKAFVKRPGVVDVVIGKPIPSQGRQADELMREVQAWIEAEMHRIDPEAYR, from the coding sequence ATGGCGCTGCTGCGATCGATCCTGCACGCGCTGTGGATGCTGGTCACCGTGGTGCCCTGGGGCATCTGGATGGTGACGGCGTCGCTATGGGCCAACGGCGAGCAGATGTACTGGAAGGCGGCCCGCTGGCTGGGCTGGCAGATCGGCGCCGCCCGCGTGCTGTGCGGCATCCAGGTGCGCGTGACCGGCATGGAGAACCTGCCGCAGGGCAAGACCAGCCCGGCGATCCTGCTGGTCAAGCACCAGTCGACGTTCGAGACCTTCCTCATGCCGACGCTGATGCCGCACCCGCTGGCCTACGTGTTCAAGCGCGAGCTGATCTACATCCCGTTCTTCGGCTGGGCCATGGGCCGCATGGACATGATCCACATCGACCGCAGCCTGCGCGCGCAGGCGTTCAACCGCGTCGTCGAGCAGGGCAAGCGGCTGCTGGCGCAGGGCATCTGGGTCATCATGTTTCCCGAGGGCACGCGCATCCCGCGCGGCCAGGCCGGCAACTACAAGACCGGCGGCACGCGGCTGGCGGTCGAGACCGGCGCGCCGGTCATCCCGATCGCGGTGAGCTCGGCCAAGGTCTGGCCGCGCAAGGCCTTCGTCAAGCGCCCGGGCGTGGTCGACGTGGTGATCGGCAAGCCGATCCCCAGCCAGGGCCGCCAGGCCGACGAGCTGATGCGCGAGGTCCAGGCCTGGATCGAGGCCGAAATGCACCGCATCGATCCCGAGGCCTACCGCTAG
- the gmhB gene encoding D-glycero-beta-D-manno-heptose 1,7-bisphosphate 7-phosphatase, which translates to MKLVILDRDGTINADSDEFIKSPQEWQPLPGALEAIARMNHAGWHVTIASNQSGLGRGLFDVGSLNAMHAKMHKLLAAHGGRVDAIFYCPHSPDEGCTCRKPLPGLFEQIGDRFGIELKGCPVVGDGLRDLQAGVAVGCEPHLVLTGKGAQYRGRPLPETFPAGTRVHEDLAAFADWLVARSAAKAAG; encoded by the coding sequence ATGAAGCTCGTCATCCTCGACCGCGACGGCACCATCAATGCCGACAGCGACGAATTCATCAAGTCGCCGCAGGAGTGGCAGCCGCTGCCCGGCGCGCTCGAGGCCATCGCGCGGATGAACCACGCCGGCTGGCACGTGACCATCGCCTCCAACCAGTCGGGGCTGGGCCGCGGCCTGTTCGACGTCGGCTCGCTCAACGCCATGCACGCCAAGATGCACAAGCTGCTGGCCGCGCACGGCGGCCGGGTCGATGCCATCTTCTACTGCCCGCACAGCCCCGACGAGGGCTGCACCTGCCGCAAGCCGCTGCCGGGCCTGTTCGAGCAGATCGGCGACCGCTTCGGCATCGAGCTCAAGGGCTGCCCGGTGGTCGGCGACGGCCTGCGCGACCTGCAGGCCGGCGTGGCCGTGGGCTGCGAGCCGCACCTGGTGCTCACCGGCAAGGGCGCGCAGTACCGCGGCCGCCCGCTGCCCGAGACCTTTCCCGCCGGCACCCGCGTGCACGAGGACCTGGCCGCCTTCGCCGACTGGCTGGTGGCGCGCAGCGCCGCGAAGGCCGCGGGCTGA